CAGCCCAAGGGTAATATTCACCGCCTTACCAAACCCTTTGAATTTCAGTACGGGCAAACCCTGGTCATGGTACATAGCCAGCACGGCATCTGCTGATTCAAGATAGTTTGGGTTAAACAGCGTATCTGCCGGTAAAGGGCCTTTAAGGTTCATGCCTTCCTGACGAAGTTTATCCAGAACCGGAATCATCACCTCAATTTCTTCCGTTCCAAGATGCCCGCCTTCTCCGGCGTGGGGGTTCAGCCCACAGACCAGAACTTCTGGCTCTGCAATGCCAAATTTGTTTTTCAGGTCTTTGTCCAGAATGCGGATTACTGCTTCCAGTGATTCCGGAGTAATCGCGTCGGCGACATCACGCAGGGGCAGGTGAGTGGTTGCCAGGGCTACCCGTAACCCTTTGGTAGCGAGCATCATAACGACTTTGCGGGTATGGGTCTGTTCCGCCAGAAACTCAGTGTGACCGGTAAAAGGTACTCCGGCATTATTAATCACTTCTTTATGAACCGGCCCGGTCACCATACCGTCGAACAAGCCATTCATGCAGCCCTGAGCCGCATAGCTGAGCATGTCCAGAACATACTGACCGTTAGCCGGATCAGGCTGGCCGGGCGTACAGGGCTTGCTGAGGGATAAAGGGGCGACAATCAGTTCGCCCACCTGTGCAGGTTGATGGTCATCCGGGTTAAAGGTTTTAAGATTGACGTTCAGTTTCAATTGCCGGGCCCTGTGGCTGAGTAGTTCCGGATCAGCAGCCACAACCAGCTGGACGGGGAAAGAGTCGTTTGCCAGCATCAGGCACAGGTCGGGGCCAATACCTGCCGGTTCGCCAGAGGTGATGATCAGTCGTTTATGATGGTTCGTGGACATGAGTATGTTTCCGTAGGTTGGGAAGAGCATAGCGACTCCCAACACGGTGAATAGCATTGAGCTCCAATGTTGGGAGTTACCCTAAAGGGCACAAGCGTTTCACTCTTCCCAACCTACGACGGAGCATTTTCTTCTGAGTGAGCTGTAGAGATCAGAGCCTGATCTCTACAAAAGACTGGTCGCGGATTTCACGCAGCCAGACTTCCAGTTCTTCTTCAAACTTGCGCATACCCAGCAGCTCACGCACCTGGTTGCGGCGCACCTTGTTGCTGATATCAGCCTTACGCTTGCCCTGGACTTCCAGAATATGCCAGCCATAGGAGCTGCGGAACGGTTCGCTCACAACATCCTGAGGTGTTTCCTCCATGGCTTTCTGAAACTCTGGCACCAGAGTTTTCGGAGACACCCACTCCAGGCTGCCACCATTCAGGGCTGAACCGGGGTCGTCGGAGTATGCTTTTGCCAGATCGGTGAAGCTTTCACCGCTCTCAATACGGTCGTAAAGGTCTCTCGCCAGCATCTGGGCTTCCAGATCGTTACGGATTTCGTTTGGCTTGATCAGAATATGGCGAACATTAACCTGCTCTTCCAGAACCTTCTCATTACCACGGGTGTCCAGCAACTTGAAAATATGGAAACCGCCGGCACTGCGTACTGGCTGGGAAATTTGCCCGGTATTCATCTTTACGGCCTGCTCAGCAAACAGGGTGGGCAGCTGTTCGGCGCTTTTCCAACCCAGGTCACCACCGTTCAGGGCATTCTGGCCTTTGGAGTAGGTGATGGCCATTTCAGCAAAATTAGCGCCCTGTTTCAGCTGTACCAATATGTTGCTGGCTTCTTTTTCGGCGGCCTGCACCTGTGCTGGCGTTGGGTTATCCGGCGTAGCAATCAGAATATGTCCAAGGCGGTATTCTACCTCCTGGCTGGCCTGACCTTCCGGAGAGCGCAGGAAGTTATCAATCTCCTGCTCGCTGATCTGGATACGGCTGGTGATCTGGCGCTGACGCACACGGTTGATGACCATCTCGCGACGAATCTCTTCACGGGCTTCGGCGTAAGACAGACCATCAGCTTCCAGACTTTTGCGGAACTCTTCAATGCTCAGGCCGTTGCGCTGGGCAATCCGGGTAACGGCGTCGTTCAGCGTCCAGTCATCAATACGGATACCACCGTTGCGACCCATCTGCAGTTGCAGGTTTTCCAGCACCAGCTGTTCCAGCACCTGATTTTTCAGCACGCTTTCCGGGGGGAGGGTGATATTGCGTTCAGACAGCTGCCGTTGCACAGCTTCAACACGATGGTTCAGTTCGCTCTCCATCACCACATCTTTGTCGACAACGGCGACGATGCGATCCAGGGGAACCGGTTTGGCATGGGCGATATTGCCCGTTGATACCACAACAGCTGCCAGCGCTATTGCGCGGCAGGCTGAGAGCATCAATTTTTTCAATCCCTTCATCATTACTTCTCGCGAATTGTATAACCTGAAATACCTTGCAAGTACTCTTTACCAGAAGAACCGGTCAAACTACCCAGACCTCGCAGTACAAACTGCAGGTAGATGCCGTCTCTGTTTTTTGGATGGTCGATATTATCGGTCGATTTAACATAGGAACGCCAGAATAATCGCACCTGATAACAACAACTGGCATATTCGACACCAAACAGCTCCTCAAGGTTCCGCTTATTGGTCATATCGTACTGCCAGCGACCCATGGCAGACCAGTTCCGGGTGTAGGGAATCGGCCAGGCAAAGCTGATATCCGTGGCTTTCAGGTCGTTGTTGACCAGAACATTTTTGCCGGTAACCGGGTCGACGTAATTGGTGTTATCTTCATTTTTCTTATAACGATCAACACGATCCGCAAACCGGAAGCCCACATTAAAAGTCTTGCGCCATGAAGGGCGATAGCGATAGGTCAGGGCATAGTTATCAACACGATTTTCGTTGCCATTCCACACAAAGTCCTGCCGCAGGCTCATGGTTCGGGTGAAATTGTAGATGAATTCTGAGGCAACGGGCGAGGTACCGGCGGTTAGTTCATCTTTCTGGCGTCGGGCATTTTCATCCTTGTCAAAATCGGGAATGTAATTGGGGTCACCGGAGCCGAGATTATTTCCTATATACACCTGGCGATCATCAAAATAAACAATTTGTCCGATGCCAAAGCGCATGCGTTCAAAGCCATCATCCTGAATAAAACGGGTTGTAAACCCTAGAGACAGCTGGTTGGCATCAGCCAGACGGTCATAACCGCTAAATCGGTTATCTGACCAGAGAGCGCTGTAGCTGAACCCCATGTTGCCTGTATCAAAGAGGGGGTTAAACTCCTGCCCTTTGACATACGGCGCATAGAGATACTTGATCCTTGGCTCTAAAGTGTGGGTATAGGCAGCCCCAAAGAGGTTCGTCGACCTGTCCAGATACAGTCCACTGTCAACACTGAACGCAGGTACTGTGGTTGAGGGGGACTTAGTGAAGTCACCCTGTTCAAAGCTTCTGTGCCAGTAAGAACTGTTCAGGTCCGCAATAACCTGTTCCTGATTAAGGTTGGAGATACTGTAATTGACGCTACGCACTGTAACGGCAGGCGTCAGGAAGCCCCAGCTTTTATGCATCGGGTAGCTGACGCCGCTTTCAAAATAAGCGCGGCTACCAACGGCTCTTTGAATACCGTATCCCTTGTCATAAATGCTTTCATAGATGCCTGAACGGCCCGGGAAGTCAGAATGAGGCTGTTCTTTGACGTAATTCCAGTCATCCGCCCGATCAAAATAGGTGTAATCCGCCAGATAATTCACCTGAACCCGGTCGGTGGCCTGCCAGTTACCCCTCAGTTCGATTTGCGGCAACTTGTTGTAGGGGTCATCCGCCGTACGGTTCATGTTCTTTTTCTTGTGAACATCCAGCTTTGCCTGCCAGTTGGTGTAGTCATCGCCACCATCGTAGCGGGTCATTACACGCTGATTTAAAGGGTTGGAGGCCGAATAGTTCAGGCTGGAGCCGAAATCTTCCAGATAGTCCTTGTCGCTGGCATCGGCGTAATCCAGCTCAGCCATCCAGCGATCATTAAACTGACGACGATGGCGGGCATTGGCAAACCAGCGGTCTTTTTTGTAATGTCTGTTTTCATCTTCCAGCTGGTCACCACCAATCAGGCCGGCAACACCCAGTTCACCTTCATCCTTTTCGGTCAGGTAGCGGAATTCGTTTTCCAGCAGAAAACCGCGTTTGGTCATGACCCTTGGTGTAAAGGTGGCGTCGTAATTAGGTGCGATGTTCCAGTAGTAAGGCAGGCCAAACTCAACACCTGCCTCGTCGTTAAATCCCATTTTCGTTGGGTACAGGAAACCGGACTGACGCCGTTGATCAATAGGGAAGTACAGGTATGGGCTGTAAAAAACAGGCAGATCCTGCACCCTGACAACCGCATTACGTGCTGTACCATAGCCGGTAGATGGATCCAGTGTGACACTGTCGCCTGACAGCTGCCAGCCTTTTTCGCCGGGGGGGCAGGAGGTGTAGGTGGCGTCATCCAGCTCCATGGTGGCGTCTTCATGACGCAATATAACCTCAGCACTGCCCCTGGCATGAGACTCATGCATCACATAGCGGGCATTGTCGATTTCAGTCCGGCCGGTATCCAGCTGGGACTGGGCGGTATCGCCCACAATCAGGGAGCCGGGTTCACGGAAAACAACATTGCCCTTGAATTCACCAAAGTTCTTTTCGTTATCAAGGTAGGCTTCATCGCTTTCCAGTTGACGGTTACCCTGACGAATTTTTACCGCACCCAGCAGAGTAGCTATGGAGTTCTGGTAAGTGGATTCATCGGCATCGGCAATAATGGGCGCAGAGTTTGGATCGCCTTTGAAGTTTTTACCGGGGCGGGTTGGCTCGACATAGGTGCCAGCACACCAGGGTTCTTCCCGTTTCAGTCGCTGGCACCTGGCCTCGCTCAAATTCGACTTGTTTACCCAGTCCAGCTGTGTACGTATACCTTCAGGCTGACTG
Above is a genomic segment from Endozoicomonas euniceicola containing:
- a CDS encoding LPS-assembly protein LptD; the protein is METHHLPFKLRALTLAIASAIIAGQPVSKARAENNLSADTEWSCEIASDDSGWQCSVVPLKQGAMKRAPRPVTAPVVSPTSKTMAVVSQPEGIRTQLDWVNKSNLSEARCQRLKREEPWCAGTYVEPTRPGKNFKGDPNSAPIIADADESTYQNSIATLLGAVKIRQGNRQLESDEAYLDNEKNFGEFKGNVVFREPGSLIVGDTAQSQLDTGRTEIDNARYVMHESHARGSAEVILRHEDATMELDDATYTSCPPGEKGWQLSGDSVTLDPSTGYGTARNAVVRVQDLPVFYSPYLYFPIDQRRQSGFLYPTKMGFNDEAGVEFGLPYYWNIAPNYDATFTPRVMTKRGFLLENEFRYLTEKDEGELGVAGLIGGDQLEDENRHYKKDRWFANARHRRQFNDRWMAELDYADASDKDYLEDFGSSLNYSASNPLNQRVMTRYDGGDDYTNWQAKLDVHKKKNMNRTADDPYNKLPQIELRGNWQATDRVQVNYLADYTYFDRADDWNYVKEQPHSDFPGRSGIYESIYDKGYGIQRAVGSRAYFESGVSYPMHKSWGFLTPAVTVRSVNYSISNLNQEQVIADLNSSYWHRSFEQGDFTKSPSTTVPAFSVDSGLYLDRSTNLFGAAYTHTLEPRIKYLYAPYVKGQEFNPLFDTGNMGFSYSALWSDNRFSGYDRLADANQLSLGFTTRFIQDDGFERMRFGIGQIVYFDDRQVYIGNNLGSGDPNYIPDFDKDENARRQKDELTAGTSPVASEFIYNFTRTMSLRQDFVWNGNENRVDNYALTYRYRPSWRKTFNVGFRFADRVDRYKKNEDNTNYVDPVTGKNVLVNNDLKATDISFAWPIPYTRNWSAMGRWQYDMTNKRNLEELFGVEYASCCYQVRLFWRSYVKSTDNIDHPKNRDGIYLQFVLRGLGSLTGSSGKEYLQGISGYTIREK
- a CDS encoding peptidylprolyl isomerase; this translates as MKKLMLSACRAIALAAVVVSTGNIAHAKPVPLDRIVAVVDKDVVMESELNHRVEAVQRQLSERNITLPPESVLKNQVLEQLVLENLQLQMGRNGGIRIDDWTLNDAVTRIAQRNGLSIEEFRKSLEADGLSYAEAREEIRREMVINRVRQRQITSRIQISEQEIDNFLRSPEGQASQEVEYRLGHILIATPDNPTPAQVQAAEKEASNILVQLKQGANFAEMAITYSKGQNALNGGDLGWKSAEQLPTLFAEQAVKMNTGQISQPVRSAGGFHIFKLLDTRGNEKVLEEQVNVRHILIKPNEIRNDLEAQMLARDLYDRIESGESFTDLAKAYSDDPGSALNGGSLEWVSPKTLVPEFQKAMEETPQDVVSEPFRSSYGWHILEVQGKRKADISNKVRRNQVRELLGMRKFEEELEVWLREIRDQSFVEIRL
- the pdxA gene encoding 4-hydroxythreonine-4-phosphate dehydrogenase PdxA gives rise to the protein MSTNHHKRLIITSGEPAGIGPDLCLMLANDSFPVQLVVAADPELLSHRARQLKLNVNLKTFNPDDHQPAQVGELIVAPLSLSKPCTPGQPDPANGQYVLDMLSYAAQGCMNGLFDGMVTGPVHKEVINNAGVPFTGHTEFLAEQTHTRKVVMMLATKGLRVALATTHLPLRDVADAITPESLEAVIRILDKDLKNKFGIAEPEVLVCGLNPHAGEGGHLGTEEIEVMIPVLDKLRQEGMNLKGPLPADTLFNPNYLESADAVLAMYHDQGLPVLKFKGFGKAVNITLGLPLVRTSVDHGTALDLAGSGKASPDSLLTAIDYALQAVKG